The nucleotide window GCCAACGTGGACCAGGCCGACATCTCAAACCTCAAGGTGGGCCAGACGGCGACAGCCACGTTCGACGCGCTGCAGGGACGCTCCTATCAGGCGACCATCACCGCGATTGGCCTTACACCCACGACCCAGCAAGGCGTCGTCACCTACGTCGTCACGTTCGGCGTCGACACATCACGCTTGCCCGAAGGCACGCCGATCCCCGCCCCCGGCATGACCGCATCCCTGACCGTGACCACCGATCGCGTCGAGAACGCCCTCGTCGTCCCCGCGCGCTCGGTGCGCCGAGTCGGCCGCACCTCCATGGTTACGGTAAAGACGGAGCAGGGTGACGAGCAGCGCACCGTCGTCACCGGCACTACGAATGGCACCCTGACGCAGATCGTCAGCGGCCTCACGGACGGCGAGAAGGTCCTCTACAGCACGGGCACAGCGGCCCCGACCCGCACCACTACCGGGACAGGCACCTTCGGTGGCGGCCAGTTCGCCGGCCCGGGCGGCTTCCCAGGCGGCGGCCAACAGCGATGAGGATTCCGGACCCCGGGCCGGGCACAACCAGGCCGAGGACACGCGCGACCGGCAGGCCCGGCTTCCTGCTGCCCGAGTGGCGGCCCCGTCGATGATCCAGCTAATCGACGTCACGAAGACCTACCAGACCGGCGAGCACGCCGTGCACGCGCTCCGCAACGTCAACCTCCACGTTGACGAAGGGGAGTTCGTCGCCATCGTCGGCGCCAGCGGCTCTGGCAAGTCGACGCTGATGAACATCCTCGGCTGCCTGGACCAGCCCACATCGGGCGCTTACTTCCTCGACGGTGTGCGCGTCAGCGACCTTGACGATGATGAGCTTGCCCTGGTGCGCAACCAGGCGATCGGCTTCGTCTTCCAGAGCTACAACCTGCTGCCGCGGATCCCGGCCATCCGCCAGGTTGAGTTGCCCCTGGTCTACCGCGGCGTGAAGGACCGCTTGCCGCTGGCGTTCGAGGCGCTGAAGATCGTCGGTCTCGAAGACCGCATCCTGCACAA belongs to Dehalococcoidia bacterium and includes:
- a CDS encoding ABC transporter ATP-binding protein — encoded protein: MIQLIDVTKTYQTGEHAVHALRNVNLHVDEGEFVAIVGASGSGKSTLMNILGCLDQPTSGAYFLDGVRVSDLDDDELALVRNQAIGFVFQSYNLLPRIPAIRQVELPLVYRGVKDRLPLAFEALKIVGLEDRILHKPTELSGGEQQRVAIARAIITSPALILADEPTGNLDSRTSLEIIGLFQALNRDRGITVIYVTHEADIAAHAGRIIQMRDGQIISDIENERPLWAEDELKALRGGSVQPRLAGVAASQAPDDAAWAPGGRASEEA